In Thermodesulfobacteriota bacterium, the following are encoded in one genomic region:
- a CDS encoding DUF488 family protein, translating to MTIKLKRAYEKPGPEDGLRILVERLWPRGISKKDAKLDLWLKDVAPSNGLRKWYGHDTGKWTEFKRRYFEELDGEKAAVDELRNVVRGKDVTFVYGSKEETYNSAAALREYLGK from the coding sequence ATGACCATAAAACTGAAACGCGCCTACGAAAAGCCCGGCCCGGAAGACGGTCTCCGCATACTGGTCGAGAGACTCTGGCCGAGGGGAATATCGAAGAAGGACGCAAAGCTCGACCTCTGGCTGAAAGACGTCGCCCCGTCAAACGGGCTCAGGAAGTGGTACGGGCACGACACTGGGAAATGGACGGAATTCAAAAGGCGGTACTTCGAAGAGCTCGACGGAGAGAAGGCCGCCGTCGACGAGCTCCGGAACGTCGTCAGGGGAAAGGACGTCACATTCGTCTACGGCTCGAAGGAAGAGACGTACAACAGCGCGGCCGCGCTCAGGGAATACCTCGGGAAATAA
- a CDS encoding UDP-2,3-diacylglucosamine diphosphatase, which produces MTTLIVSDVHLGSGYNRAGELASLLVRRSFGRLIILGDLYDRPRTMMLNEGEWDLVDAIRGLSPRKEIIWVEGNHDEGFGDVISSTLGIRAEKEYEWTERGKRFLALHGHQFDSYTTSGSYAASCAGLVYGVLRRIDNLARTDLFHRLCFKSRSWKHSSRMVKESALVYARERGADVMFCGHTHRAERDMRNGVEYVNTGCWSDLYCHYAVVDEHGALLKEFVPESGVPGSRLGLAMGRANAA; this is translated from the coding sequence ATGACTACTCTCATTGTTTCGGACGTGCATCTGGGCTCGGGTTATAACAGGGCGGGCGAGCTCGCGTCGCTTCTCGTGCGAAGGAGCTTCGGCCGGCTCATTATTCTGGGGGACCTGTACGACAGGCCGCGAACCATGATGCTGAACGAGGGTGAATGGGACCTCGTGGACGCGATAAGGGGCCTCTCGCCGAGAAAGGAGATTATCTGGGTCGAGGGAAACCACGACGAGGGGTTCGGCGACGTCATTTCGTCCACCCTCGGCATAAGGGCGGAGAAAGAGTACGAGTGGACGGAGCGGGGAAAAAGATTCCTCGCGCTCCACGGTCACCAGTTCGACTCGTATACCACGAGCGGGAGTTATGCCGCTTCGTGCGCGGGACTCGTCTACGGGGTGTTGAGGAGAATCGATAATCTCGCCCGCACGGACCTGTTCCACAGGCTTTGCTTCAAGAGCCGTTCGTGGAAGCACTCGTCGAGGATGGTGAAGGAATCGGCCCTCGTGTACGCGCGGGAAAGGGGCGCGGACGTCATGTTCTGCGGCCATACTCACAGGGCGGAGAGGGACATGCGAAACGGGGTCGAATACGTGAATACAGGGTGCTGGAGCGACCTCTACTGTCACTACGCGGTCGTCGACGAGCACGGCGCTCTCCTTAAGGAATTCGTCCCCGAGAGCGGCGTGCCGGGAAGCCGGCTGGGGCTCGCGATGGGCCGGGCCAACGCCGCCTGA
- a CDS encoding non-heme iron oxygenase ferredoxin subunit has product MSEFEKIAKTSEIPPGEVRSFPVGSEMVAVCNVGGQFFAFRDECTHQAYPLSDGILEGKKITCIYHGAEFDVETGEALCLPATDPVETYPVKVDGGDLYILIED; this is encoded by the coding sequence GTGTCCGAGTTCGAAAAAATAGCGAAGACCTCCGAGATACCGCCGGGTGAGGTAAGGTCCTTTCCCGTGGGGAGCGAAATGGTAGCCGTCTGTAACGTCGGCGGGCAGTTCTTCGCTTTCAGGGACGAATGCACGCACCAGGCGTATCCGCTGTCCGACGGCATACTCGAAGGCAAAAAGATAACCTGCATATACCACGGCGCGGAATTCGACGTCGAAACAGGCGAGGCCCTCTGCCTCCCGGCGACGGACCCGGTGGAAACATACCCGGTGAAGGTAGACGGCGGCGACCTCTATATTCTCATCGAAGACTGA